From a single Gimesia fumaroli genomic region:
- a CDS encoding HEAT repeat domain-containing protein produces the protein MIYQSQTACYAKHRRKAIHKLGDKFTCECNPEIMCAFIYALNDADERVRAKAADEIGDQLRKNGCCCSPELTAALTCALGDCDKKVVREATQALELCGYEVVEGCCDKPCCHTGCAPAGCSPSAAPAAPAPTSDPKAYFPSRMQDRKQSRRLSGNSLSNLFGLID, from the coding sequence TTGATCTACCAGTCTCAAACTGCTTGCTACGCTAAACACCGTCGCAAAGCAATTCACAAACTGGGCGACAAATTCACCTGCGAATGTAATCCTGAGATCATGTGTGCTTTCATCTACGCTCTGAACGACGCTGACGAACGTGTTCGTGCTAAAGCTGCTGATGAAATCGGCGACCAGCTTCGCAAGAATGGCTGCTGCTGCTCACCTGAGCTGACAGCTGCTCTGACTTGTGCTCTGGGCGACTGCGACAAGAAAGTTGTTCGTGAAGCAACTCAAGCTCTGGAACTCTGCGGATACGAAGTCGTTGAAGGTTGCTGTGACAAACCTTGCTGCCACACTGGATGTGCTCCTGCTGGATGCTCACCCTCAGCAGCTCCTGCAGCTCCTGCTCCAACTTCAGATCCTAAAGCTTACTTCCCCAGCCGTATGCAAGACCGGAAACAGTCTCGCCGTCTGAGCGGAAACAGCCTGTCAAACCTGTTCGGACTGATTGACTAG
- a CDS encoding M24 family metallopeptidase, giving the protein MLSKEGCLARQKRLWESVPDHLEWILIADPRHVLYLSNFLVQPCSFSRGERALLLLDRDKGVTLIGDNFTLRSSAADFFIDHEAIETWYDHKHSVENRDHALFKALGSVVPQLKGRAGAVEAEWLPVGALQELEITQTDTTLELGSVLRQLRRQKHEDEIALLKQCMQACDAGHACAREVVEAGKSEFDIFRKVQAAVLQAAGLPVIIYGDFRASTPAVPKAGGLPSPHVLENGDLFVLDYSVVIHGYRSDFTNTISVGEPTADQQKLFGLCQAAMQGGESTLKAGTKCSDVHAATAAPIWDAGYKENFQHHAGHGLGLGHPEAPILVPESTDTLLAGDVVTLEPGVYVEGIGGMRIEHNYLITKDGFERLSNHVISLT; this is encoded by the coding sequence ATGCTGTCAAAAGAAGGTTGTCTGGCGCGACAGAAACGATTGTGGGAATCCGTACCCGATCATTTGGAATGGATTCTGATCGCGGACCCACGTCACGTGCTTTATCTTTCGAATTTTCTTGTCCAACCCTGCAGTTTCTCGCGCGGCGAACGGGCACTTTTGCTGTTGGATCGTGACAAAGGTGTTACGTTGATCGGCGATAACTTTACGCTACGGTCCTCCGCTGCTGATTTCTTTATCGACCATGAAGCTATCGAAACGTGGTATGATCACAAGCATTCCGTAGAGAACCGAGACCACGCGCTATTCAAAGCGCTCGGGTCGGTGGTTCCTCAATTAAAGGGTCGTGCCGGAGCGGTTGAAGCAGAATGGTTGCCGGTTGGTGCGCTGCAGGAACTGGAAATCACGCAGACCGACACGACACTTGAATTAGGCAGCGTGTTGCGTCAACTGCGTCGTCAGAAACACGAGGATGAAATCGCACTGTTAAAACAGTGTATGCAGGCCTGTGATGCCGGTCATGCTTGTGCACGAGAAGTAGTGGAAGCAGGCAAAAGTGAATTCGACATCTTTCGCAAGGTCCAGGCGGCTGTGTTACAGGCCGCGGGCCTGCCTGTGATCATTTACGGCGATTTTCGGGCTTCGACCCCTGCTGTTCCGAAAGCTGGCGGACTACCCTCACCACACGTGCTGGAAAACGGTGATCTATTCGTCCTCGATTATTCGGTTGTGATTCACGGTTACCGGAGCGACTTCACCAATACAATCAGCGTGGGTGAACCGACGGCTGATCAACAGAAACTGTTTGGCTTATGTCAGGCTGCCATGCAGGGAGGCGAATCGACTCTCAAAGCGGGAACAAAATGTTCCGACGTGCATGCGGCGACGGCGGCTCCCATCTGGGATGCTGGCTATAAAGAAAACTTCCAGCATCACGCCGGTCATGGACTGGGACTGGGGCATCCGGAAGCCCCGATTCTCGTACCAGAAAGCACCGATACCCTGCTGGCTGGAGATGTCGTCACGCTTGAGCCGGGGGTTTATGTCGAAGGCATCGGTGGGATGCGGATCGAGCATAACTATCTGATTACCAAAGATGGATTCGAGCGACTCAGTAATCACGTCATCTCGTTAACCTAA
- the panB gene encoding 3-methyl-2-oxobutanoate hydroxymethyltransferase produces MSNASPARPKKFTVPRFLAAKAKKQKITMLTAYDYLSAKILDEAGLDCLLVGDTLGMVVQGKSTTLPVTVDEMIYHGEIVSRAVQRALIIVDMPFMSFHVSPAQALENAGRILKETGADAVKLEGGVNQAKTIEAIASADIPVMAHLGLKPQSVRALGGMGKIQRDEDQLIADALAAERAGAFGILLEMITAPIAQKITDTVTVPTIGIGSGPGCDGQVLVTPDMLGMNADFHPRFLKKYASFASEMTTAVQAYANDVREGAFPDESHSHS; encoded by the coding sequence GTGTCGAATGCGTCCCCCGCACGGCCCAAAAAGTTTACCGTCCCCCGATTTCTGGCTGCCAAAGCAAAAAAACAGAAAATCACCATGCTGACTGCCTACGATTATCTGTCAGCAAAAATTCTGGATGAAGCCGGTTTAGACTGCCTGCTGGTAGGCGACACTTTAGGAATGGTCGTCCAAGGCAAGAGTACAACGCTCCCGGTGACTGTGGATGAGATGATCTATCATGGTGAAATCGTATCCCGCGCTGTGCAGCGTGCCTTGATCATTGTCGACATGCCTTTTATGTCATTTCACGTCTCTCCTGCTCAGGCTTTGGAAAATGCGGGACGCATCCTGAAAGAGACCGGCGCAGACGCCGTCAAACTCGAAGGGGGAGTCAATCAGGCGAAAACCATCGAAGCCATCGCATCAGCTGACATCCCAGTCATGGCACACCTGGGGCTCAAACCCCAATCCGTGCGAGCACTGGGGGGAATGGGAAAAATTCAACGGGACGAAGACCAGCTCATTGCTGATGCACTCGCCGCGGAAAGAGCAGGGGCCTTCGGAATTTTGCTCGAAATGATTACCGCCCCCATCGCGCAAAAAATTACCGACACGGTCACAGTCCCCACCATTGGCATCGGCTCGGGGCCAGGCTGTGACGGTCAGGTCCTGGTCACGCCGGATATGCTGGGCATGAATGCTGATTTTCATCCGCGGTTCCTGAAAAAATATGCCAGCTTTGCTTCAGAGATGACAACTGCCGTGCAGGCGTATGCGAATGATGTCCGCGAAGGGGCCTTTCCTGATGAGTCTCACAGTCATTCCTGA
- a CDS encoding DEAD/DEAH box helicase, with translation MTQKTKKKKKTTKTKFDQLGLNDKILKNLSQAGYETPSPIQAELIPIAVTGQDCIGQARTGTGKTAAFSLPVLQQIDLRRPGMQALILAPTRELSEQVAEEIRKLCGSQSLNLAVLVGGKPVRPQENQLKKGAQIAVGTPGRVIDHINRGNLKLGQLGFVVLDEADRMLDIGFRPDIEKILRKCPKERQTLLLSATLPPPVERLAQRYMQEPVMIDLSDDKVSVDAIDQYYVTVDPDRKIKLLSRLLFQERPKQTIVFTRTKRGADKLDRIFSKKLKDVAAIHGDLPQTKRDRVLKKFREGKIRLLIATDVMGRGIDVSGISHIINFDIPEFSDDYVHRIGRVGRLSSDQKGAAFTFVAPDEGDQLTNIENRINHMISEFRIEAFEAYKPQKPRKKIEKVSHLGSTEHLINPDFGDF, from the coding sequence ATGACTCAGAAAACGAAAAAGAAAAAAAAGACAACTAAAACCAAATTTGATCAGTTAGGACTGAATGACAAAATCTTAAAAAACCTCAGCCAGGCAGGGTATGAAACTCCCAGCCCCATTCAGGCTGAGCTGATTCCGATCGCCGTCACCGGACAGGATTGTATCGGACAGGCCCGAACAGGAACCGGTAAGACAGCCGCCTTCTCGCTGCCGGTCCTGCAACAAATTGACCTCAGACGCCCAGGCATGCAAGCCTTGATTCTGGCACCAACCCGGGAATTGAGCGAACAGGTGGCTGAAGAAATTCGCAAATTGTGCGGCTCCCAATCACTCAATCTGGCGGTACTGGTGGGAGGCAAACCGGTTCGTCCCCAGGAAAATCAATTAAAAAAAGGAGCCCAGATCGCTGTCGGGACTCCAGGCCGCGTGATTGATCATATCAATCGCGGAAATCTCAAACTGGGCCAACTTGGTTTCGTCGTATTAGATGAAGCAGACCGTATGCTGGATATCGGCTTTCGTCCTGATATCGAAAAGATCCTGCGAAAGTGTCCCAAAGAACGGCAGACCTTACTGCTGTCGGCAACATTGCCTCCTCCCGTGGAACGTCTGGCACAACGCTATATGCAAGAGCCGGTCATGATCGACCTGTCTGATGACAAGGTCAGTGTGGATGCCATTGATCAGTATTACGTCACCGTCGACCCGGACCGTAAAATCAAGCTCCTCTCACGGCTGTTGTTCCAGGAACGTCCCAAACAAACCATCGTGTTCACCCGCACAAAACGCGGTGCTGACAAACTAGATCGGATCTTTTCCAAGAAACTGAAAGACGTCGCCGCCATTCATGGTGACTTACCACAGACGAAACGGGATCGCGTTCTCAAAAAATTCCGTGAAGGAAAAATTCGTCTGTTGATTGCCACAGACGTGATGGGACGCGGGATCGACGTCAGCGGGATTTCACATATCATCAATTTTGATATCCCCGAATTCAGCGACGATTACGTACACCGCATCGGGCGTGTCGGCCGGCTGTCTTCTGATCAGAAAGGCGCCGCATTTACCTTTGTGGCCCCGGATGAAGGAGACCAGTTGACCAACATCGAAAACCGGATCAATCATATGATTTCCGAATTTCGCATTGAAGCTTTTGAAGCCTATAAGCCACAAAAGCCCCGCAAGAAAATCGAGAAGGTTTCACACCTCGGCTCGACCGAGCACTTAATCAACCCTGACTTCGGTGATTTTTAA
- the ftsH gene encoding ATP-dependent zinc metalloprotease FtsH, whose product MASPPENPQENPPKGKAPQKQPGKDSQGAAPSTGPWLIILLILVIGSLIMMKSSPENTGSKVDYSFFISELNRGNVESVDFHGDILTGKWKIRPENPDKEKKDEKLAEEFNTVLPSHPVEDRDLVPELIKQKVDFKAESTNVGIGTYIIPWLIGPLLIIGFFWFMLRRSADPMGSGMLGNFTKSPAKRFRPSEEQTTFDDVAAMEQAKSELQEVVEFLKTPAKFQRLGAQIPKGVLLMGSPGTGKTLLARATAGEAGVPFYSINGSEFIQMFVGVGASRVRDLFRTAKENAPCIIFVDEIDAVGRIRGAGLGGGHDEREQTLNQMLSEMDGFQQNEAVIIIAATNRPDVLDPALLRPGRFDRHITVDRPTKEGRAAILKVHSRKIPLSDDVDLNNIAAGTIGFSGADLKNLVNEAALSATRLNKDQVDKEDFDNARDRVLMGPEREEILSEKEREMTAYHEAGHALLAWLLPEIDPVHKVTVIPRGRALGVTQLLPDEERYNMGEKQLHSQLAFMLGGRAAEGIVFGEHTAGAADDIKRATQITRKMVGQWGMSDVIGPVAFRHSDENPFLGKEMKSQGECSEETAHVIDQEMQRFLNAAEQRAEEILTENREKLDLLAKALVEQEAIDSNDIKRLIGVSVREQAKLDSAKETGTDSQSDNESE is encoded by the coding sequence ATGGCCTCTCCTCCGGAGAACCCCCAAGAGAATCCTCCCAAAGGCAAAGCCCCTCAAAAGCAACCAGGCAAAGACTCTCAGGGCGCCGCTCCCTCAACAGGTCCCTGGCTGATCATCCTGCTGATTCTGGTTATCGGCAGCCTGATCATGATGAAATCCTCGCCGGAAAATACGGGATCGAAAGTAGACTACAGTTTTTTCATTTCTGAGCTGAATCGTGGCAATGTAGAATCTGTCGATTTCCATGGTGACATCCTAACCGGGAAGTGGAAGATTCGCCCTGAGAATCCAGACAAAGAAAAGAAAGACGAAAAACTGGCAGAAGAGTTCAATACCGTTCTGCCCTCACATCCCGTCGAAGATCGAGATCTGGTTCCCGAACTCATCAAACAGAAAGTCGATTTCAAGGCGGAAAGCACCAATGTCGGCATCGGCACTTACATCATCCCCTGGTTGATCGGCCCGCTGTTGATCATTGGGTTCTTCTGGTTCATGCTGCGTCGTTCTGCCGACCCCATGGGTTCAGGAATGCTTGGAAATTTCACCAAGAGTCCGGCAAAGCGATTCCGCCCCTCTGAAGAACAAACCACATTTGACGATGTGGCAGCGATGGAGCAAGCCAAATCGGAATTACAGGAAGTTGTTGAATTCCTGAAGACACCAGCCAAGTTCCAGCGTCTTGGCGCACAAATCCCCAAAGGCGTCTTGCTGATGGGTTCTCCCGGAACCGGGAAAACCTTATTAGCTCGCGCAACGGCCGGTGAAGCTGGCGTTCCTTTCTATTCCATAAACGGGTCGGAATTCATTCAGATGTTTGTCGGCGTCGGCGCCAGCCGTGTACGGGACCTGTTCCGAACTGCTAAAGAAAATGCCCCCTGTATCATCTTCGTCGATGAAATTGATGCCGTGGGACGAATTCGAGGTGCTGGCCTCGGAGGTGGACATGATGAACGCGAACAGACATTAAATCAGATGCTTAGTGAAATGGATGGTTTCCAGCAAAACGAAGCGGTAATCATAATAGCAGCAACCAACCGTCCGGATGTTTTAGATCCGGCATTGCTGCGTCCCGGACGTTTTGACAGGCACATCACCGTGGATCGTCCCACTAAAGAAGGACGTGCCGCAATCCTGAAAGTTCACTCGCGGAAAATCCCGCTTTCAGATGATGTCGACCTGAATAATATCGCCGCTGGTACGATTGGTTTTTCTGGTGCCGACCTGAAGAATCTGGTGAATGAAGCGGCTCTTTCGGCAACACGTCTTAACAAAGACCAGGTCGATAAGGAAGACTTTGATAATGCTCGGGATCGTGTTTTGATGGGACCAGAACGTGAGGAGATTTTGAGCGAAAAAGAACGTGAAATGACAGCCTACCATGAAGCCGGCCATGCGTTATTGGCCTGGTTGCTTCCGGAGATTGATCCGGTACACAAAGTCACGGTGATTCCTCGTGGTAGAGCACTCGGCGTAACACAGCTCTTGCCTGATGAAGAACGCTATAACATGGGAGAGAAGCAACTTCACTCTCAATTAGCATTCATGTTGGGTGGTCGGGCTGCGGAAGGTATTGTCTTCGGCGAACATACAGCCGGAGCAGCAGATGACATCAAACGGGCGACCCAGATCACACGAAAAATGGTGGGGCAGTGGGGCATGAGTGATGTCATCGGACCGGTGGCGTTTCGCCATTCGGATGAAAACCCGTTCCTTGGAAAAGAGATGAAATCACAGGGCGAATGTAGTGAAGAAACCGCCCACGTCATCGACCAGGAAATGCAGCGTTTTTTAAACGCGGCTGAACAACGGGCAGAAGAAATATTAACAGAAAACAGGGAGAAACTTGACCTGCTGGCAAAAGCACTCGTAGAACAAGAGGCCATTGACAGTAATGACATCAAGCGTCTGATTGGCGTTTCGGTTCGGGAACAAGCAAAGCTTGATAGTGCCAAAGAAACTGGTACTGACAGTCAAAGTGACAACGAATCAGAGTAA
- a CDS encoding NAD(P)/FAD-dependent oxidoreductase, translating to MPEKVVVIGSGPAGWAACIYTSRANLEPLCFEGAITEENRLQGTLPLGQLALTTEVENYPGFPAGNLESYLNDSIDESKRKYMAPHSGHGVSGPELMELMRQQAKNFGTRVVTDDIVDVDFSSHPFKITPLNGEPVEALSVIIATGARANYLGLDSENRFKNMGVSACAVCDGAMPRFRNQPLVVVGGGDSAMEEANYLTKFASKVYIVHRRDEFRASKIMAERALANEKIEVKWNSVIDEVLGNDEKGVTSVRIRSTEDESQTEELEATGYFAAIGHTPNVSFLKGQLETNDKGFIQWKIPFRTNTSIDGVFAAGDVADDNYKQAITAAGSGCMAALDAERWLVEKGHE from the coding sequence GTGCCAGAAAAAGTCGTCGTAATTGGATCAGGACCCGCCGGTTGGGCCGCTTGTATTTATACTTCTCGTGCCAATCTTGAACCACTCTGCTTCGAAGGGGCGATCACAGAAGAAAATCGCCTTCAAGGGACTCTCCCGTTAGGTCAGTTAGCCTTAACCACAGAAGTTGAGAACTATCCGGGGTTTCCCGCCGGTAACCTGGAGAGCTATCTCAATGATTCTATCGACGAATCGAAGCGGAAGTATATGGCACCGCATTCCGGTCATGGTGTGAGTGGACCCGAGCTGATGGAGCTGATGCGTCAGCAGGCGAAAAATTTCGGAACACGGGTCGTGACGGATGATATCGTTGATGTCGATTTTTCCTCGCATCCGTTTAAGATTACTCCTCTCAATGGTGAGCCGGTCGAAGCACTGTCGGTGATTATTGCCACCGGTGCCCGGGCGAACTATCTGGGGCTCGATTCAGAAAACCGCTTTAAAAACATGGGCGTTTCCGCGTGTGCCGTCTGTGATGGTGCAATGCCCCGATTCCGCAATCAACCACTGGTGGTCGTCGGTGGTGGGGACAGCGCTATGGAAGAAGCAAACTATCTGACCAAGTTCGCTTCCAAGGTGTATATCGTGCATCGTCGGGATGAATTCCGGGCCAGTAAAATTATGGCGGAACGGGCATTGGCCAACGAGAAGATCGAAGTCAAATGGAATTCGGTCATTGATGAAGTGTTGGGCAATGATGAAAAAGGAGTGACCAGCGTTCGCATTCGCAGCACGGAAGATGAGAGTCAAACCGAAGAACTGGAAGCCACCGGCTATTTCGCCGCCATTGGTCACACGCCAAACGTCAGCTTCTTGAAAGGTCAACTTGAGACTAACGACAAAGGTTTCATTCAGTGGAAGATTCCATTCCGCACGAATACCAGCATAGATGGCGTGTTTGCTGCCGGTGATGTTGCCGACGACAATTACAAGCAGGCGATCACCGCCGCCGGTAGTGGCTGCATGGCGGCCCTGGATGCGGAACGCTGGCTCGTAGAAAAAGGTCACGAGTAA
- a CDS encoding QcrA and Rieske domain-containing protein: MRRRKFLKYCTGVLGAVYATVLAVPGLGFLLSTLKRGQLKEQKYQLAKLDDLEPGVPQRFSIIDQRVDAWTKYPSGPIGSVWLTKAQDGTITAFSSTCPHLGCVIDYVPGDEEFFCPCHAATFQPDGGTVSGPQLRGMDELKTSLKKVRGEQWVEVEYQKFEPGIAEKKALG, translated from the coding sequence ATGCGACGTCGAAAATTCCTCAAATACTGCACTGGTGTTTTAGGTGCCGTCTACGCTACCGTTCTGGCGGTACCCGGATTAGGATTTCTGCTTTCGACTCTCAAACGCGGTCAACTAAAAGAACAGAAGTATCAGCTTGCCAAGCTGGATGACCTGGAACCAGGCGTTCCTCAACGATTCTCTATCATCGACCAACGTGTTGATGCCTGGACGAAATATCCGTCTGGCCCGATTGGTTCAGTCTGGCTCACCAAAGCCCAGGACGGAACGATAACAGCGTTTTCATCCACTTGTCCGCATCTGGGCTGTGTAATCGATTATGTACCCGGCGATGAAGAATTCTTCTGTCCTTGCCATGCAGCAACCTTCCAGCCAGACGGTGGTACGGTCAGTGGCCCTCAGCTCCGCGGAATGGATGAACTGAAAACATCGCTGAAAAAAGTACGTGGCGAGCAGTGGGTTGAAGTCGAATACCAAAAATTTGAACCCGGC
- a CDS encoding alpha/beta fold hydrolase, whose translation MNFRDQIKNEYPFESHWLKIDGHQYHCLDEGQGQPLLMVHGNPTWSFAWRRLVKQLSSQYRVIAVDHMGCGLSDKPQDYPYRLESHINNLKTLIQELDLQDITLFAHDWGGAIGMGAAVDLPERFQRFVLMNTAAFRSQEIPLRIAVCRIPLLGALGVRGLNLFSGAAISMAVNKRDRMTDEVKAGFLGPYDSWQNRVAVHQFVKDIPLKPSHPSYATLQHVEEGLAQFQNHPMLLIWGEKDWCFTTNFLDEFERRFPQAETLRISDAGHYVFEDAHEIMLPRIEQFLQTQASPLG comes from the coding sequence ATGAATTTTCGTGATCAGATCAAAAATGAATATCCCTTTGAATCTCATTGGTTGAAGATCGACGGCCATCAATACCATTGTCTGGATGAGGGTCAGGGGCAACCACTCTTGATGGTGCATGGAAATCCAACCTGGAGCTTTGCCTGGAGGCGGCTGGTGAAGCAGCTTTCTTCCCAGTATCGCGTGATTGCCGTCGATCATATGGGCTGTGGTCTGTCTGATAAGCCACAGGATTATCCGTACCGGCTGGAATCGCATATCAACAATCTGAAAACACTCATTCAGGAACTGGATCTGCAGGACATCACTCTATTTGCCCATGACTGGGGCGGTGCGATCGGCATGGGAGCCGCCGTTGACCTGCCTGAACGATTCCAACGATTCGTATTGATGAATACGGCTGCTTTTCGTTCACAGGAAATTCCGTTGCGAATTGCAGTCTGTCGAATACCTTTATTGGGTGCCTTGGGAGTACGGGGACTGAATCTGTTTTCGGGAGCCGCAATTTCCATGGCAGTCAATAAACGGGATCGGATGACGGACGAAGTCAAAGCCGGTTTTCTGGGACCTTATGATTCTTGGCAGAATCGGGTTGCCGTGCATCAGTTTGTGAAAGACATTCCGCTGAAGCCTTCACATCCCAGCTACGCGACGCTGCAGCATGTGGAAGAAGGCCTGGCACAGTTTCAAAACCATCCAATGCTGTTGATCTGGGGCGAGAAGGACTGGTGTTTTACCACCAATTTTCTGGACGAATTCGAACGCCGTTTTCCCCAGGCGGAAACATTACGGATTTCGGATGCAGGACATTACGTGTTTGAGGACGCCCACGAAATCATGCTGCCCCGCATCGAACAGTTTCTTCAGACGCAGGCATCGCCGCTTGGTTAA
- a CDS encoding polyprenol monophosphomannose synthase: protein MTDSASSRLLVTLCTYNERENLELLIPEIHNFLPEAHILVIDDNSPDGTGEYAKELGQADSRIHSIHRTGKLGLGTATIAGFRYAIENKYDLVLNLDADFSHPPRFMPDLVEATREADVAIGSRYVPGGKIEGWGPKRYFMSGAINWYARLLLRLKSRDCSGSFRCYRVPKLAEIDFDLLRAKGYAFQEEILYRCRRVGCTFKEVPFTFEERRFGSSKINMGEAFSALWVMFVLGIDNCLGKRVRTLPAESSE, encoded by the coding sequence ATGACAGATTCTGCTTCTTCTCGATTGTTAGTGACATTATGTACGTATAACGAGCGTGAAAACCTGGAACTATTGATTCCGGAGATTCACAATTTTCTGCCCGAAGCTCACATTCTGGTGATTGATGATAATTCACCCGATGGGACAGGCGAGTATGCAAAAGAACTGGGGCAAGCCGATTCACGCATTCATTCAATCCATCGTACCGGTAAATTAGGTCTGGGCACGGCGACAATTGCCGGTTTCCGCTATGCAATCGAGAACAAGTACGATCTGGTGTTAAACCTGGATGCCGATTTCAGTCATCCCCCCCGTTTTATGCCGGACCTGGTGGAAGCAACCAGAGAGGCAGACGTGGCTATTGGGTCCCGTTACGTACCGGGGGGTAAAATCGAAGGCTGGGGACCGAAGCGGTATTTTATGAGTGGGGCCATCAACTGGTATGCCCGCTTGTTGCTTCGTCTGAAATCACGGGACTGCAGCGGCAGTTTTCGCTGTTATCGGGTTCCCAAACTGGCTGAGATCGACTTTGACCTGCTGCGGGCCAAGGGATATGCCTTTCAGGAAGAGATCCTCTATCGCTGCCGCCGCGTGGGGTGTACGTTTAAGGAAGTCCCTTTCACGTTTGAAGAACGCCGGTTTGGCAGCTCAAAGATCAACATGGGTGAAGCCTTTTCCGCACTTTGGGTGATGTTCGTACTGGGAATCGATAACTGCCTGGGCAAACGGGTGCGTACGCTTCCCGCTGAGTCTTCAGAATAA
- the bioF gene encoding 8-amino-7-oxononanoate synthase, with amino-acid sequence MSSPEFSEWIESDLRQIRDAALFRSRRTFRPLPGGRCVLDGQTLINLSSNDYLDLAHDQRLISAATAALAEMGVGARASALVSGRTEWHTKLETQLAQFEGTEAAILFPSGYAANLGVVSALASEQDTVFCDRLNHASLIDGCRLSGARLRVFRHDSLGKLKRELEKVTGEGKKIIVTDSVFSMDGSLAPLVSLCDLAEEFQAILMIDEAHATGIWGATGRGLAEELGVAHRVMVRIGTLSKAVGTLGGFVAGSSAMIDWLWNRVRTQIYSTALPPAICAAACQSLEIIQAEQERRCILFERAEFLRNELQQRTNVTIPSSAGPIIPIILQDPDITMNIAAELQEAGFLVGAIRPPTVPEGTSRLRISLTCAHQQDDLERFLKALDRSLARNVESR; translated from the coding sequence ATGTCCTCTCCAGAATTTTCGGAATGGATTGAAAGCGACCTGCGGCAGATCCGGGACGCGGCCCTGTTTCGATCCCGCAGAACCTTCAGGCCACTCCCAGGCGGACGCTGCGTGCTGGATGGTCAAACGCTGATCAATTTGTCGAGCAACGATTATCTTGATCTGGCGCATGACCAGCGGCTCATTTCTGCTGCTACTGCGGCGTTGGCAGAGATGGGGGTGGGGGCACGGGCCAGCGCACTAGTCAGTGGTCGTACCGAATGGCATACAAAGTTGGAAACGCAGCTGGCACAATTTGAAGGGACTGAAGCAGCGATTCTGTTTCCGAGTGGTTATGCCGCCAATCTCGGCGTTGTCTCGGCGTTGGCGAGTGAACAGGATACCGTGTTCTGTGATCGCTTGAATCACGCGAGTCTGATTGATGGCTGCCGCCTCTCTGGTGCCCGGTTACGCGTCTTTCGTCATGACAGTCTCGGAAAACTGAAACGCGAGCTGGAGAAAGTGACCGGCGAAGGAAAAAAGATCATTGTTACCGATTCGGTATTCAGTATGGACGGCAGTTTGGCGCCGCTGGTTTCGCTCTGTGATCTGGCAGAGGAATTTCAGGCGATTTTGATGATTGACGAAGCGCATGCAACCGGCATCTGGGGCGCCACTGGTAGAGGGTTGGCAGAAGAACTCGGTGTTGCACATCGGGTGATGGTTCGCATCGGCACGCTCAGTAAAGCCGTTGGAACGCTGGGTGGCTTCGTGGCTGGTTCGTCGGCAATGATTGACTGGTTGTGGAACCGGGTACGGACACAAATCTATTCAACTGCCCTGCCCCCTGCGATTTGTGCAGCCGCCTGTCAGTCACTGGAGATCATTCAGGCGGAACAGGAGCGGCGGTGTATTCTGTTTGAACGGGCGGAATTTCTACGAAACGAACTTCAGCAGCGTACGAACGTCACGATTCCCTCATCAGCAGGACCCATCATCCCGATCATTCTGCAGGACCCCGATATCACAATGAACATCGCGGCAGAGTTGCAGGAAGCTGGTTTCCTGGTCGGTGCTATTCGGCCTCCAACGGTTCCTGAGGGGACATCACGACTCAGGATTTCGCTTACTTGTGCCCACCAGCAAGACGATCTGGAGCGGTTTTTAAAAGCATTGGATCGTTCACTCGCCAGAAATGTTGAATCTCGATAA